The genomic region GCCATTTAATCGGTTTGGCTTGCTCAAGATTATCTGGTTTTGTGCTGCCGTCTTCATTATGACAGTTTGAGCCAGCCATATTTACAAAACCTACACGCTGCTGATCGTCGAGATTATGTTCAATCTCATACGCGATAACGGCCTGCATCGCGTTTTCACGCTGTTCAGCAGAGACCGCTCTGCCATCGG from Pseudomonadales bacterium harbors:
- a CDS encoding DUF1315 family protein, with protein sequence MDLKQLIQNITPEIYQNLKRAIEIGKWPDGRAVSAEQRENAMQAVIAYEIEHNLDDQQRVGFVNMAGSNCHNEDGSTKPDNLEQAKPIKWH